The Phragmitibacter flavus genome contains a region encoding:
- the uraH gene encoding hydroxyisourate hydrolase produces MLTTHVLDAAHGCPAPNLTIALYQIDGDHRTLLNTFITNTDGRTDTPLLSAEEMRIGTYELLFPLGDYFRSKDLDLPTPPFLDQVPIRFGIADPTAPYHVPLLATPWTYSTYRGS; encoded by the coding sequence ATGCTCACCACCCACGTCCTCGACGCCGCCCACGGCTGTCCCGCCCCCAACCTCACCATCGCCCTCTACCAAATCGACGGCGACCACCGCACCCTCCTCAACACCTTCATCACCAATACCGACGGTCGCACCGACACCCCGCTCCTCAGCGCCGAAGAAATGCGCATCGGCACCTACGAACTCCTCTTCCCCCTAGGCGATTACTTCCGCTCCAAAGACCTCGACCTCCCCACCCCCCCCTTTCTCGATCAAGTCCCCATCCGTTTCGGCATCGCCGACCCGACCGCCCCCTACCACGTCCCCCTCCTCGCCACCCCCTGGACCTACAGCACCTACCGCGGCAGCTGA
- a CDS encoding LrgB family protein: MSPALDHFYTHPIFGAGITVIAFAIGLQTQRRWSWAQPVVITTLLIIGTLLLLRIPYASYKIGGDLISTFLAPATVALAVPFYHHAKRIRHQLRPILIACTLGAIFGILSAGLVAHLAQLPREVILALLPKSATAPISMEVARHIGGKPELAALASVLSGLLGSIIGLPLLRRLHINADIPTGTAIGTSSHGLGTARLLRESEYLGSISALAMALTGIITALFTPLLKHWPG, encoded by the coding sequence ATGAGCCCCGCCCTCGACCACTTCTATACCCATCCCATCTTCGGTGCCGGCATCACCGTCATCGCCTTCGCCATCGGACTCCAAACCCAACGCCGCTGGTCCTGGGCCCAACCCGTCGTCATCACCACCCTGCTCATCATCGGCACCCTGCTCCTCCTGCGCATCCCCTACGCCAGCTATAAAATCGGCGGCGACCTCATCTCCACCTTCCTCGCCCCCGCCACCGTCGCCCTCGCCGTCCCCTTCTACCACCACGCCAAACGCATCCGCCACCAACTCCGGCCCATTCTCATCGCCTGCACCCTCGGTGCCATCTTCGGCATCCTCAGCGCCGGACTCGTCGCCCATCTCGCCCAACTCCCGCGCGAAGTGATCCTCGCCCTCCTTCCCAAATCCGCCACCGCCCCCATCAGCATGGAAGTCGCCCGCCACATCGGCGGCAAACCCGAACTCGCCGCCCTCGCCTCCGTCCTTTCCGGACTCCTCGGCAGCATCATCGGCCTCCCCCTCCTACGCCGACTCCACATCAACGCCGACATCCCCACCGGCACCGCCATCGGCACCTCCTCCCACGGCCTCGGCACCGCCCGACTCCTGCGCGAATCCGAATACCTCGGCTCCATCAGCGCGCTCGCCATGGCCCTCACCGGCATCATCACCGCCCTCTTCACCCCCCTCCTCAAACACTGGCCCGGTTGA
- a CDS encoding nucleotidyltransferase family protein, whose translation MSAVDDCSFGVVILAAGASRRMGSPKALLRWGEGTVLEHVVGVWKEAGAEQVAVVFDPGNLAVVGELDRLGIAERIVNERAAEGMMSSLQAAGGWEGWEVDWVAVALVDQPGVSVKLVRELAEFARGSGGEICQPVCGGRRGHPVFFLREVFEELAGGGDETLKVFMAKREGLRKVMEWGNEVVFEDMDTPEDYLRLRRGKEEPRMDTN comes from the coding sequence ATGAGCGCGGTGGACGATTGCAGTTTTGGGGTGGTGATTTTAGCGGCGGGGGCATCGCGGCGGATGGGGTCGCCCAAGGCGTTGTTGAGGTGGGGTGAGGGGACGGTGTTGGAGCATGTGGTGGGGGTTTGGAAGGAGGCTGGGGCGGAGCAGGTGGCGGTGGTGTTTGATCCGGGGAATCTGGCGGTGGTGGGGGAGTTGGATCGGTTGGGGATTGCGGAGCGGATTGTGAATGAGCGGGCGGCGGAGGGGATGATGTCGTCGTTGCAGGCGGCGGGGGGGTGGGAGGGTTGGGAGGTTGACTGGGTGGCGGTGGCGTTGGTGGATCAGCCGGGGGTTTCGGTGAAATTGGTGAGGGAGTTGGCGGAATTTGCGAGAGGGAGTGGGGGAGAAATTTGTCAGCCGGTTTGTGGGGGGAGGAGGGGGCATCCGGTGTTTTTTTTGAGGGAGGTTTTTGAAGAGTTGGCGGGGGGGGGGGATGAGACGTTGAAGGTGTTTATGGCGAAGAGGGAGGGGTTGAGGAAGGTGATGGAGTGGGGGAATGAGGTGGTGTTTGAGGATATGGATACACCGGAGGATTATTTGAGGTTGAGGAGGGGGAAGGAGGAACCACGAATGGACACGAATTAA
- a CDS encoding molybdopterin-dependent oxidoreductase, translating into MNLTINDQPTTADPRPGQCLRTFLRDLSWYGPKKGCDGGDCGACTVHVNGQPVHSCLYPAQRAADKHITTIEGLAKEGNLHPIQQQFLAAQGYQCGFCTAGMLMTACTLTDEQKQNLPRALKGNLCRCTGYRAIEDAINNISHIETDTPGKSAGLSLGNPLGQSIVTGQARYTADFHLEGLLYLKVLRSPHAHANILSIDKTKALAVPGVHAIYTWEDVPRKLYTTATHDDYHVDPDDTYILDNVVRFAGQRIAAVVAETEAAAEAACRLLEVDYQILPAVFDPEQAMLEGAPILHTGKNATSRISRPEQNILREIHGENGSVETGFAQADHIYENTFTTHRQQHAQLETHISITSLDHEGRLHVRTSTQTPYLTKAKLAYLFELYPDNIHVYTDRVGGGFGAKQELLTEDLCTMATLDLGRPVKWEFTRTEEYTSAVTRHPFKVTVKLGAKNDGTLTAIQFRVVTNTGAYGNHGGEVMGHSLNESIALYRCPNKKAGAYSVYTNNVPAGAFRGYGITQTSFAMESAMDALATQIGIDPVELRRKNIIRPGDTLLSIWGGPSDLEIASYGLAECIDLTQSALNSGRGQPKPEGDHWLEGSGLAISMLDCGPPTEHRSEARIDLLPNGHYHLAIGSAEFGNGTITVHRQIAATVLGCTVDKIHLVNADTDKAPYDSGTFASTGTLVGGGAILASATILKNQLLHLAASYRNVPPETCQLTDNTITYPDGSILPLTDLLTRATADGHKLNATRRAYAAPRSVSFNVQGFRIAVHRITGEIRILHSVHAADAGTVMNPMQCTGQVEGGIAQGIGWTLMEHMITNADGQITNPTFRNNRIPSFADIPRSEIYFAKTYDRIGPMGAKPMSESPVNPIAPALANALANATQVRFTDLPFTAPRIYQQLHPAINS; encoded by the coding sequence ATGAACCTCACCATCAACGACCAGCCCACCACCGCGGACCCCCGCCCCGGCCAGTGCCTGCGCACTTTCCTGCGCGACCTCTCCTGGTATGGACCCAAAAAAGGCTGCGACGGCGGTGACTGCGGAGCCTGCACCGTCCACGTCAACGGCCAACCCGTCCACAGCTGCCTCTACCCCGCCCAACGCGCCGCCGACAAACACATCACCACCATCGAAGGCCTCGCCAAAGAGGGAAATCTCCACCCCATCCAACAACAATTCCTGGCCGCCCAGGGCTACCAATGCGGCTTCTGCACCGCCGGCATGCTCATGACCGCCTGCACCCTCACCGACGAACAAAAACAAAACCTCCCCCGCGCCCTCAAAGGCAACCTCTGCCGCTGCACCGGCTACCGCGCCATCGAAGACGCCATCAACAACATCTCCCATATCGAAACCGACACCCCCGGCAAAAGCGCCGGCCTCAGCCTCGGCAACCCCCTCGGTCAATCCATCGTCACCGGCCAGGCCCGCTACACCGCCGACTTCCACCTCGAAGGCCTCCTCTATTTGAAGGTGCTTCGCTCCCCCCACGCCCACGCCAACATCCTCTCCATCGACAAAACCAAAGCCCTCGCCGTCCCCGGCGTCCACGCCATCTACACTTGGGAAGACGTCCCCCGCAAACTCTACACCACCGCCACCCACGACGACTACCACGTCGACCCCGACGACACCTACATCCTCGACAACGTCGTCCGCTTCGCCGGTCAACGCATCGCCGCCGTTGTCGCTGAAACCGAAGCCGCCGCTGAAGCCGCCTGCCGCCTCCTCGAAGTCGACTACCAAATCCTCCCCGCCGTCTTCGACCCCGAACAAGCCATGCTCGAAGGCGCCCCCATTCTCCACACCGGCAAAAACGCCACCTCGCGCATCAGCCGACCCGAACAAAACATCCTCCGCGAAATCCACGGCGAAAACGGCAGCGTGGAAACCGGCTTCGCCCAGGCCGACCACATTTACGAAAACACCTTCACCACCCACCGCCAGCAACACGCCCAGCTCGAAACCCACATCTCCATCACCTCCCTCGACCACGAAGGCCGGCTCCACGTCCGCACCAGCACCCAAACCCCCTACCTCACCAAAGCCAAACTCGCCTACCTCTTCGAACTTTACCCCGACAACATCCACGTCTACACCGACCGCGTCGGCGGCGGCTTCGGAGCCAAACAGGAACTCCTCACCGAAGACCTCTGCACAATGGCCACCCTCGACCTCGGCCGCCCCGTGAAATGGGAGTTCACCCGCACCGAAGAATACACCTCCGCCGTCACCCGCCACCCCTTCAAAGTCACCGTTAAACTCGGCGCCAAAAACGACGGCACCCTCACCGCCATCCAGTTCCGCGTCGTCACCAACACCGGCGCTTATGGCAACCACGGCGGCGAAGTCATGGGCCACTCCCTCAACGAATCCATCGCCCTCTACCGCTGCCCCAACAAAAAAGCCGGCGCCTACTCGGTCTACACCAACAACGTCCCCGCCGGGGCCTTCCGCGGTTACGGCATCACCCAAACCTCCTTCGCCATGGAGTCCGCCATGGACGCCCTCGCCACCCAGATCGGCATCGATCCCGTCGAACTCCGACGCAAAAACATCATCCGTCCCGGCGACACCCTCCTCAGTATCTGGGGCGGCCCCAGCGACCTCGAAATCGCCAGCTACGGTCTCGCCGAATGCATCGACCTCACCCAATCCGCCCTCAACAGCGGACGCGGCCAACCGAAACCCGAAGGCGACCACTGGCTCGAAGGCTCCGGCCTCGCCATCAGCATGCTCGACTGCGGCCCGCCCACCGAACACCGCTCCGAAGCCCGCATCGATCTCCTCCCCAACGGCCACTACCACCTCGCCATCGGCTCCGCCGAATTCGGCAACGGCACCATCACCGTCCACCGTCAAATCGCCGCCACCGTCCTCGGCTGCACCGTCGATAAAATCCATCTCGTCAACGCCGACACCGACAAAGCCCCCTACGACTCCGGCACCTTCGCCAGCACCGGCACCCTCGTCGGCGGCGGTGCCATCCTCGCCTCCGCCACCATCCTCAAAAACCAGCTCCTCCACCTCGCCGCCAGCTACCGCAACGTCCCCCCCGAGACCTGCCAGCTCACCGACAACACCATCACCTACCCCGACGGCTCCATCCTCCCTCTCACCGACCTCCTCACCCGCGCCACCGCCGACGGACACAAACTCAACGCCACCCGCCGCGCCTACGCCGCCCCCCGCAGCGTCTCCTTCAACGTCCAGGGCTTCCGCATCGCCGTCCACCGCATCACCGGCGAAATCCGCATCCTCCACAGCGTCCACGCCGCCGACGCCGGCACCGTCATGAACCCCATGCAGTGCACCGGCCAGGTCGAAGGCGGCATTGCCCAGGGCATCGGCTGGACCCTCATGGAACACATGATCACCAACGCCGACGGCCAGATCACCAACCCCACCTTCCGCAACAACCGCATCCCCTCCTTCGCCGACATCCCACGCAGCGAAATCTACTTTGCCAAAACCTACGACCGCATCGGCCCCATGGGAGCCAAACCCATGAGCGAAAGCCCCGTCAACCCCATCGCGCCCGCCCTCGCCAACGCCCTGGCAAACGCCACCCAAGTTCGTTTCACCGACCTCCCTTTCACCGCCCCTCGCATCTACCAGCAACTCCATCCAGCCATCAACTCCTAA
- a CDS encoding FAD binding domain-containing protein: MDLNTVTSYHRPASPDQITSWQFGDSWLAGGTWLFSEPQVGITNLIDITAFDWPSLTITPAGLEIAATCKITDLETFTAPSHLHWQSLPLLGECARSLLASFKIKNEATVGGNLIMSLPAGAMISLTAALEAILTLHPRQGEPRQTSVIDFVTGNHQNTLQPGELLRSILIPDHALQKTYAFHRFSLSQEGRSSVLLIGTLCPNTGNFILTITAATPRPIQLTFDTIPDADAIKSTITTAIPDGQWFDDPHGTPDHRQHLTHYFAQQIREELSSI; the protein is encoded by the coding sequence GTGGACCTCAACACCGTCACCTCCTACCACCGTCCCGCCAGCCCCGACCAGATCACTTCCTGGCAATTCGGCGACTCCTGGCTTGCCGGCGGCACCTGGCTCTTCTCCGAACCCCAAGTCGGCATCACCAACCTCATCGATATCACCGCCTTCGACTGGCCCTCTCTCACCATCACCCCCGCCGGACTCGAAATCGCCGCCACTTGTAAAATCACCGACCTCGAAACCTTCACCGCTCCCTCCCATCTCCACTGGCAAAGCCTCCCCCTGCTCGGCGAATGCGCCCGCTCTCTGCTCGCCTCCTTCAAAATCAAAAACGAAGCCACCGTCGGCGGCAATCTCATCATGTCCCTCCCAGCCGGAGCCATGATCTCCCTCACCGCCGCCCTTGAAGCCATCCTCACCCTCCACCCTCGCCAGGGCGAACCCCGCCAGACCTCCGTCATCGACTTCGTCACCGGCAACCATCAAAACACCCTCCAACCCGGCGAACTCCTGCGCAGTATCTTAATTCCCGACCACGCCCTTCAAAAAACCTACGCCTTCCACCGCTTCTCCCTCTCTCAAGAAGGTCGTTCCTCCGTCCTTCTCATCGGCACCCTCTGTCCCAACACCGGCAACTTCATCCTCACCATCACCGCCGCCACCCCCCGCCCCATCCAGCTAACATTCGACACCATCCCCGACGCCGACGCCATCAAGTCCACCATCACCACCGCCATCCCCGATGGCCAATGGTTCGACGATCCCCACGGCACCCCCGACCACCGCCAGCACCTCACCCACTACTTCGCCCAACAAATCCGCGAAGAACTATCATCCATCTGA
- a CDS encoding antibiotic biosynthesis monooxygenase produces MPTPATLVCTLRARTGPHLARFVSAWQVRYHTKVIRFEGFVSADLLSPVSPESNDWRLIVRFRTQPQLDLWRTSPEHAWLTAEAHELLDENAVFQETIGPEAEHQQPPHSVTEIIRSEILPGMEDAYRAWTQKTQHTQSQFPGYRGVHVIAPIPGQSNEWTTLLRFDNLDNLDRWRHSSERATLLEEARLVIQRTEITRLDSPFPGWVPLDPTTGANPPKWKTGLLVLLGLYPVVILTIRFITPHLTALNPTLAILLGNLLTVTATTYLTVPFLVQRFAWWLFPNPKSPPQTQLKGLTLILLLIIIQITLFWGLM; encoded by the coding sequence ATGCCAACCCCAGCGACCCTCGTCTGCACCCTGCGCGCCCGCACCGGCCCCCACCTCGCCCGCTTCGTCTCCGCCTGGCAGGTTCGCTACCACACCAAAGTCATCCGCTTCGAAGGTTTCGTCAGCGCCGACCTCCTCTCCCCAGTCAGCCCCGAAAGCAACGACTGGCGCCTCATCGTCCGCTTCCGCACCCAGCCCCAACTCGACCTCTGGCGCACCTCCCCCGAACACGCCTGGCTCACCGCCGAAGCCCACGAACTCCTCGACGAAAACGCCGTCTTTCAAGAAACCATCGGACCCGAAGCCGAGCACCAACAACCCCCTCACAGCGTCACCGAAATCATCCGTTCCGAAATCCTTCCCGGCATGGAAGACGCCTACCGCGCCTGGACCCAAAAAACCCAGCACACCCAATCCCAATTCCCCGGCTACCGCGGCGTTCATGTCATCGCCCCCATCCCCGGCCAAAGCAACGAATGGACCACCCTCCTGCGCTTCGACAACCTCGACAATCTCGACCGCTGGCGACACTCCTCCGAACGCGCCACCCTCCTCGAAGAAGCCCGACTCGTCATCCAGCGCACCGAAATCACCCGGCTCGACTCCCCCTTCCCCGGCTGGGTTCCCCTCGATCCCACGACCGGTGCCAATCCCCCCAAATGGAAAACCGGCCTCCTCGTCCTGCTCGGCCTGTATCCCGTGGTCATTCTCACCATCCGTTTCATCACCCCCCACCTCACCGCACTCAACCCCACCCTCGCCATCCTCCTCGGGAACCTCCTCACCGTCACCGCCACCACCTATCTCACCGTGCCCTTCCTCGTGCAACGATTCGCCTGGTGGCTCTTCCCCAACCCCAAATCCCCACCCCAAACCCAACTCAAAGGCCTCACCCTAATCCTCCTCCTCATCATCATCCAAATCACCCTCTTCTGGGGCCTGATGTGA
- a CDS encoding CidA/LrgA family protein: protein MPPPSKHFQLLRGFAIILAFTLVGQLLSATLIPLPGPVIGLILLATALFTDLIKIHWVESGANALLQNLMLFFVPALVGALDLLPILGNHTVPFLLAILISLITVLIVTGTTATLLTRRPPSSAPAPPTDPA, encoded by the coding sequence ATGCCGCCTCCCTCAAAACACTTCCAGCTCCTGCGCGGCTTCGCCATCATCCTCGCCTTCACCCTCGTGGGCCAGCTGCTCTCCGCCACCCTCATCCCCCTCCCCGGACCCGTCATCGGTCTCATCCTCCTCGCCACCGCCCTCTTCACCGACCTCATTAAAATCCACTGGGTCGAATCCGGAGCCAACGCCCTCCTGCAGAACCTCATGCTCTTTTTCGTCCCCGCCCTCGTCGGCGCGCTCGATCTCCTCCCCATCCTCGGCAACCACACCGTTCCCTTCCTGCTCGCCATCCTCATCAGCCTCATCACCGTCCTCATTGTCACCGGCACCACCGCCACCCTGCTCACCCGCCGTCCCCCGTCGTCCGCGCCCGCACCTCCCACCGACCCGGCATGA
- the uraD gene encoding 2-oxo-4-hydroxy-4-carboxy-5-ureidoimidazoline decarboxylase: MPLLTPADLNQLSEADFTTTFGSIFEHSPWVAQQTYPKKPFTDLADLHQKMCATLRASSPQSQLDLIIAHPDLGERLGALTPESTHEQASAGLNQLTQTELDRFNANNTAYKQKFGFPFVICARLNDKDTMLAAFETRLQNDRETELATALEQIEKIALLRLQSLIL, from the coding sequence ATGCCCCTCCTCACCCCAGCCGACCTCAACCAACTCTCCGAAGCCGACTTCACCACCACGTTCGGCTCCATCTTCGAACACTCCCCCTGGGTTGCCCAACAAACTTATCCAAAAAAACCCTTCACCGACCTCGCCGACCTCCACCAAAAAATGTGCGCCACCCTGCGCGCTTCCTCCCCCCAATCCCAGCTCGACCTCATCATCGCCCACCCCGACCTCGGCGAACGACTCGGAGCCCTCACCCCCGAATCCACCCACGAACAAGCCTCCGCCGGCCTCAACCAGCTCACCCAAACCGAACTCGACCGCTTCAACGCCAACAACACCGCCTACAAACAAAAATTCGGATTCCCCTTTGTCATCTGCGCCCGACTCAACGACAAAGACACCATGCTCGCCGCCTTCGAAACCCGCCTGCAAAACGACCGCGAAACCGAACTCGCCACCGCCCTCGAACAAATCGAAAAAATCGCCCTCCTCCGCCTCCAGTCACTCATCCTTTAG
- a CDS encoding 8-oxoguanine deaminase: protein MPTLLIKNAEVLVTMDSDRREIKNGALYAVDGIIQQVTTSTDPTLPTTADTVIDMTGQIVLPGFVNTHHHLNQTLTRNLPAAQNNNLFPWLKAQYRIWAKINEEASRASTLIGLSELALSGCTTVFDHTYLYQNGNNVDCQIDAAKQLGVRFHASRGSMSLGESQGGLPPDDCVEDETIIMQDSERVIKAHHDASIGSMTQIVLAPCSPFSVTQSLLKDSAALARQYGVKLHTHLCETLDEERYTLDKFHLRPVDWMATLDWLGDDVWFAHAIHVDDEEIALFAQTGVGAAHCPCSNMRLGSGIAPIKKYMAAGVKVGLGVDGSASNDSSNMLLEVRQAMLLARLRLGLLPPEGPRKNFLLSPSHPKRANEWMTAREALELATLGGASVLGRTDIGSLEPGKCADLFSLDLHTVNYAGALHDPVAAVVFCAPQTTTHTIINGNPVVQNGHIITIDLPQTIELHNRHSLALTNH from the coding sequence ATGCCCACGCTACTTATCAAAAACGCCGAAGTCCTCGTCACCATGGACAGCGACCGACGCGAAATCAAAAACGGTGCCCTCTACGCCGTGGACGGCATCATCCAGCAAGTCACCACATCCACCGACCCCACCCTCCCCACCACCGCCGACACCGTCATCGACATGACCGGCCAGATCGTCCTCCCCGGCTTCGTCAACACCCACCATCACCTCAACCAAACCCTCACCCGCAACCTCCCCGCCGCCCAAAACAACAACCTCTTCCCCTGGCTCAAAGCCCAATACCGCATCTGGGCCAAAATCAACGAAGAAGCCTCCCGCGCCAGCACCCTCATCGGCCTCTCCGAACTCGCCCTCTCCGGCTGCACCACCGTCTTCGACCACACCTATCTCTATCAAAACGGCAACAACGTCGACTGCCAGATCGACGCCGCCAAACAACTCGGCGTCCGTTTCCACGCCAGCCGCGGTTCCATGTCCCTCGGCGAATCCCAAGGCGGCCTCCCCCCCGACGACTGCGTCGAAGACGAAACCATCATCATGCAGGACAGCGAACGCGTCATCAAAGCCCACCACGACGCCAGTATCGGCTCCATGACCCAAATCGTCCTCGCCCCCTGCTCCCCCTTCTCCGTCACCCAATCCCTCCTCAAAGACTCCGCCGCCCTCGCCCGACAATACGGCGTCAAACTCCACACCCACCTGTGCGAAACCCTCGACGAAGAACGTTACACCTTAGACAAGTTCCACCTCCGACCCGTCGACTGGATGGCCACCCTCGACTGGCTCGGCGACGACGTCTGGTTCGCCCACGCCATCCATGTCGACGACGAAGAAATCGCCCTCTTCGCCCAAACCGGCGTCGGCGCCGCCCACTGTCCCTGCTCCAACATGCGCCTCGGTTCCGGCATCGCCCCCATCAAAAAATACATGGCCGCCGGCGTCAAAGTCGGCCTCGGCGTCGACGGCTCCGCCAGCAACGACTCCTCCAACATGCTTCTCGAAGTCCGCCAGGCCATGCTCCTCGCCCGCCTCCGCCTCGGCCTCCTCCCTCCCGAAGGCCCCCGCAAAAACTTCCTCCTCTCCCCCTCCCATCCCAAACGCGCCAACGAATGGATGACCGCCAGAGAAGCCCTCGAACTTGCCACCCTCGGCGGCGCCAGCGTCCTTGGCCGCACCGACATCGGCTCCCTCGAGCCCGGCAAATGCGCCGACCTCTTCTCCCTCGACCTCCACACCGTCAACTACGCCGGCGCCCTCCACGATCCCGTCGCCGCCGTCGTTTTCTGCGCCCCCCAAACCACCACCCACACCATCATCAACGGCAACCCCGTCGTCCAAAACGGCCACATCATCACCATCGACCTCCCCCAAACCATCGAACTCCACAACCGCCACTCCCTCGCCCTAACCAACCACTAG
- a CDS encoding addiction module protein — protein MEELRFQCFLLSWRSMDSAIIEKEALLLPDSQRALLADRLLESISVVPIELKEEWIRELDSRMDAYQRGEIEAVDGPAAMAELRSRFNV, from the coding sequence ATGGAGGAATTGCGTTTCCAATGTTTTCTGTTAAGCTGGCGATCCATGGACTCTGCGATCATCGAGAAAGAGGCGCTTCTTTTGCCTGACAGCCAACGCGCCTTGCTTGCTGACCGATTGCTGGAGAGCATTTCGGTGGTTCCGATTGAACTTAAAGAGGAGTGGATTCGTGAGCTGGATTCGCGCATGGACGCTTACCAGCGGGGTGAGATTGAGGCGGTCGATGGCCCTGCAGCGATGGCGGAACTTCGTTCAAGATTCAACGTGTAA
- a CDS encoding NCS2 family permease: MSKSSSPSGFIERQFKVKELGSTIPREIIAGVTTFAAMAYILVVNPDILSVAGMPKEALITTTAISAAIGTLLMAFMANYPLALAPGMGINAFFAFGVCLGMNVPWQSALPLVFINGILFIILSVSGIREAIVNALPNSLKAAVCAGVGLFICFIGLKNGGIVTDHPATLVTMGDFTSPPVALFGIGILLTCVLVARGTPAAIIISMGVITFIGLFVSNGQTGELAGKVTELPTAIFSMPASIEPIFMKLDFSFLINEPLKAIPVIITLLLVDLFDGIGTLIGVAKRAGLMTPEGKVPRVGKALTADAIATTISPLLGTSTVTSYIESATGVQAGARTGLASVATAVLFLLALFLTPIILMIPAVAVAPALVVVGLLMFESVSEIDLKKFDVAAPAIITLIAMPLTFSISNGMGFGLITLVAISLGMAIGRPKKSSAMGEFHREYTEGEKPHTTPALGAFTYILAGIFALHFVEKFLFKMFE; encoded by the coding sequence ATGAGCAAATCATCCTCCCCCTCTGGCTTCATCGAACGCCAGTTCAAAGTCAAAGAACTCGGCTCCACCATCCCCCGGGAAATCATCGCCGGCGTCACCACCTTCGCCGCCATGGCCTACATTCTGGTCGTCAATCCGGACATCCTCTCCGTCGCCGGCATGCCCAAGGAAGCCCTCATCACCACCACTGCCATCAGCGCCGCCATCGGCACCCTGCTCATGGCCTTCATGGCCAACTACCCGCTCGCCCTCGCCCCCGGCATGGGCATCAACGCCTTCTTCGCCTTCGGCGTCTGCCTCGGCATGAACGTCCCCTGGCAAAGCGCCCTCCCCCTCGTCTTCATCAACGGCATCCTCTTCATCATCCTCTCCGTCTCCGGCATACGGGAAGCCATCGTCAATGCCCTGCCCAACTCCCTCAAAGCCGCCGTCTGCGCAGGCGTCGGACTTTTCATCTGCTTCATCGGACTCAAGAACGGCGGCATCGTCACCGACCACCCCGCCACCCTCGTCACCATGGGCGACTTCACCTCCCCACCCGTCGCCCTCTTCGGCATTGGCATCCTCCTCACCTGCGTCCTCGTCGCCCGCGGCACCCCCGCCGCCATCATCATCTCCATGGGCGTCATCACCTTCATCGGACTCTTCGTCTCCAATGGCCAAACCGGAGAACTCGCCGGCAAAGTTACCGAACTCCCCACGGCCATCTTCTCCATGCCCGCCTCCATCGAGCCCATCTTCATGAAGCTCGATTTCAGCTTCCTCATCAACGAACCCCTCAAAGCGATCCCCGTCATCATCACCCTCCTCCTCGTTGACCTCTTCGACGGCATCGGCACCCTTATCGGTGTCGCCAAACGCGCCGGACTCATGACCCCCGAAGGCAAAGTCCCCCGCGTCGGCAAAGCCCTCACCGCCGACGCCATCGCCACCACCATCAGCCCCCTCCTCGGCACCTCCACCGTCACCAGCTACATCGAAAGCGCCACCGGCGTCCAGGCCGGCGCCCGCACCGGACTCGCCTCCGTCGCCACCGCCGTCCTGTTCCTCCTCGCCCTCTTCCTCACCCCCATCATCCTCATGATCCCCGCCGTCGCCGTCGCCCCCGCGCTCGTCGTTGTCGGACTCCTCATGTTCGAGAGCGTCAGCGAAATCGACCTCAAAAAATTCGACGTCGCCGCCCCCGCCATCATCACCCTCATCGCCATGCCCCTCACCTTTAGTATCAGCAACGGCATGGGCTTCGGATTGATCACCCTGGTCGCCATCTCCCTCGGCATGGCCATCGGCAGACCCAAAAAATCCTCCGCCATGGGCGAGTTCCACCGCGAATACACCGAAGGCGAAAAACCCCACACCACCCCCGCCCTCGGTGCCTTCACTTACATCCTCGCCGGCATCTTCGCCCTCCACTTCGTCGAAAAATTCCTCTTCAAAATGTTCGAGTAA